ATCAGGATGAAAGGGCTCGACCAGCCTGGTGCCATCGCCGACCCGCTCGCGCTCCTGTTCGGTCAGGGCGCCGAGCGGGCGGGGATGCCCGCCGTCGAGGCGCGCACCGTCAAGGCGACCGCGCACAAGGTCGAGGGTGACGTGCAGTTGGAGCAGGGCCGCCAGGTGGCCGAGGACCTGACGCGGAAGGTCGGCTACGTCGAGTCGGGTATCGGCCTGCCGCCCGGCAGCATCACCACCGCGATAGACCCGGACGACGCCAGCAAGGCGAAGGTCGTCATCTCCGATCCGCGGGTGATGAAGAAGCCGATCCCGCGGAACTCCCCCTCGCGGCCGGGCCTGTCGATCGCCGACCCGCTCAACATCGCCCTCTGGCAGGACCTCGATGAGGTCGAATACTGCGTGGTCGGCCACCACCTGCAGATCATGGGGCAGACCGGTAGCGGCAAGAGCATCGGCGGAGCGTGGAACATCCTCGCCGAGGTCGTCACCCGCTATGACGTGGCGGTGTTCGCCGGCGACATCACCAAGGGAGAGCAGACGCTCGGCCCGATGCGTGAGGCGCTGCACCGGTTCGAGACGACCAAGGCCGGCGTCAAGGCGATGCTGCGCGAGCTGCAAGAGCAGGTGAAGGAGCGCACCAACTACCTGGCGTCCAAGCAGCTGCAGAAGTGGAAGCGCGGATGCGGCCTGACGTACTGGATCGTCTGGTTGGAGGAGTTCCCGGACATCTTCGACTGCCTCAGCGACAAGGAGCAGGACGCGTTCCTGTCGATGCTGAAGGCGATCCGGTCCGCCGGCGGCACGATCGTCATGAGCTTGCAGCGGGCCGACTACTCGCAGATGCCGACCCTGGCGCGCGGCCAGCTCGCCAAGATGTGCTTCGGCGTCGAGTCGGCCCATGACGCGTCGTTCGGCCTCTCAGAGGCGCAGCAGGACGCCAACGCCCGCCCCGAGCTGTGGAGCAACAAGCAGCCCGGTATGGCCTACCTCGACGCCCCCAGCATCGAGGACACGCGGATCGCGATGCCGCTACGCACCTACGCGTGGGGCCTCACAGAGGAGGGGCGCGTGGACGACGAGTTGGCCAACACGCAGATGCGCGCCCACGCCGCCCAGTGGCCGGCCGCGGCCAAGCCGGTCGACGTCACCACGGCGGCGCTGTCGAGGCTGCACGACGGCGGCCAGGCCGCCACGGCGCCGGCCGGGCTCCTGGAGGCCGACGCCGAGGACGACGACGAGGAGGTGCGCAACGTGGCCAGCGAGTACCTGGAGACCGACGACCCGGACCCGGAGGTGCGGGGCGGCCTGGACGACGAGATCCCCGACCTGCCCGAGGGCGACCCGCCGATGACGTTCGCGCCGCCGGCGCAGCGGATGACCGCCGAGGAACGCGGAGCGGCGCTCATCAAGCACCTGCAAGACATGTGGGACGGCGGCGCCCGCGACTTCTCCAGCGGCGACCTGAAGCCGCTGTGGGAGACGACGGACATGTCCCGCGCGTGGGTGCAGAAGACGCTCAAGAAGCTCGTCGAGGCGACCGTGCTTGGCGATTACGACGAGGACGCTCAGCGGTACCTCATGCCCACCCGTCCCGAAGTCTGAGCCCAAGGAGACAGACCGTGAAGCTACTCCTCATGCTGCCTGCCCTGGCGCTGACGACTGGGCTCGCCTCGAGCTCCTGCGGAGACCTCCCCCACGCCTCGACGGACGACCCATCCGGCATCGTCATGGGCCGGCGAGGCGACGACGAGTTGATGGTGGGACCGCGAGACGGCTCGCCGGCGTTCATCCGCAAGGCGACCCGCGTACAGATCAAGGCGTGCACGCGGGAACCGGATCTGATGTATCCGGCCTGCCTGCCGTAGGGCTCGCACGGCTGCGCGTGGGATGCGCGCGAACCGCTTTTTGATCATGCTGCCACGGTGCCACAGGAGGGGTGCCACGCCCCTGCCACGGGGGGGCCACGAGGGGGCCACGAGGGGGTGCCACGGACCGTGGCACCCCCTCCGACCTGTAACCCTCCCTCGCGTGGCACCCCCCAGCCCCCACGTGGGTGCCACGCCCCCCGGACAGAGGTCCCGCGAGGACCTGAGTGGCCGGGATACGTGCCCGACTTCTCCGCGACGCCGCGAAGAACTCAGTCGGTGGGCCAGTCCTCGACCGGCCGGACGTACACGCCCTTCTGTGGCAGGACCGACACCCAGCCCTCATCGCGGAGCACGCCAACTGCCCGCCGCGCCGAACCGACCGACACGCCCAGCTCGTCGGCAAGACGTCGCTCGGCCGGGATCGGCATGCCCGGCTGATACTGGCCTGCCTTGATTCGGCTTATGAGTTCATCCGCAACCTGTCGCCACACGTAGGCGTCTGGGCGAAGTTCCATGCACTGCACGCTACTGACCTGCAGTGATGCCCATTCCAGCAGGTTGCAGCACGCTGCACTAGGAAGTAGGTAGTAGCAGTGTGTAGCAGAGGGGTGCAGACTGAGTGCGGACATAGTTCGGGCCCGCCCACGCGCTGCGAACGCGAGGAACGGGCCCTCGATCGGACGGTGGAGGTCCGACCCATGAGCGAGCGTAACCCGCCCCTCGAGATCCCCGAGTGCTCTACGAACGTTGACGCCGCAGGCATCATCCACCTGCAACACAAGGGGACCGGCCGAACCGCCGAGGCCCACAGCGAACAGGAAGCAGTCCAGCAGGGGATGCTGCTGCGCATCCTCGCCGCGTACCGACGGCCCGAGAGTGAGATCCCATTCACCACGGGCGACATGCCATGAGCCCGAGCATCATCCAGGTGTGGGCCGACAGGCACAGCCGCGTATGGGTCGACACAGGCAAGATCCACCGCGAATCCAAGCAGCCCATCATCGAGCTGCTGAACGGAGAAGCGTCCGGCGCTCTCGGCTGGGTCAACGCCCAGTTCGGCCCGCTACAGAACCTCTCCCTGCACAGCACCAACGAATCCAGGCGCGCGGCCGGCGGCCCCCCGTAGGCAGCCCATGAGCTGGCCGGCCCCGCACACCGTGGAGGGAAGTGCGGGGCCGGCCTTTTTCACGCGCGTGCGCGTAGGAGCCTCGCGAAACTGGCGAAACCGCGGGATGCGCCGCCTCACGACAGCCTCGCCAAGATGCGGCCGGCCGCCGCGGCGTCGATCGTGCGATGCCCCTCAACGTCCACGGCGATCCTCTCCAGCCGAGCCACCTCCGCCCCATCGAGCATGCCCCGCGCCGCCAACGTCGCAGCGGCCAGTTTCGGCAGCGCATTCATCATCGCCGCACAGCGATGCGGCACGACCGTCTGCCACTCCCGATCCGTGCGGGTCAGAAACCGACCCTCAGCGCTGCCCCTGCGCTTCACGACACCACCCCCCTGATTCCGTACACGCCGCGCGCCCCAACACGCCTCTGCGGACGCCTGGCACCCTTCTGCGTGTCGTCCTCCTCACCCGCCGGCAGTCGCAGCGCCGCCGCAAGCCGGGCAAGGGCAATCTTCTGCTGACGCGCCTCGATAGCGGCCGGATGCACGCGCTGCTGCAGGCCCGGACCCGACACCATGAGCCCATCCGCGTAAACCGCGTCATTCAGGCTGTCGAGCAGGTCAACCGTGCGAACCATCTCCCGCAGCAGAGCGAGCTCATGTTCTTCAAGCTCGTACTCGGCCACAACGGACGCCCACAGGCGACGGCCAGACACGCCGGTGTCATCGGGCGGCTTCATCTCGTCAGAATCGGACATAAATGGACACCTCGTTCGTTTCAGATCGCACGCAAAGAGAGCCAGCTAGGCGAAGGGTCACGAGGGGGGTACCCTTCGACTTTTGCATGCCCCCTCCCCCTTTGGAGGTGGAGCGAGAACCGGCGCAGGTACAGCTCAGCATGTTGGTTGCCCTACCGCGTCGTGGCTGTCCTTGCGGAAGGAGGCGAGCCCCTCACTGCGCTCTCCGAGGGGCTCACGGCCCGTTTGACGCCGATTCCCGCTGGTCTGGTGGTCTAGCTCTTGGTCTTGTCCTTGGCCGCTGCTCGCCGCGGTGTGGGACTCTTCACGGTGGTCTGCTGTGGTGCCTGGTCGGGTGTGCGCGGGCTGGTGGTGAGCTCGTGAGGTTCGGTCGCGAACAGATCGGGCCGTGCCTGCACGAGCGGGTCGTCAGCGGGCCACACCTGGCCGTAGGTGAGGCGTACGACGGCGCCTTGCCACCGGACGGCGCCTGCGATCTTCGGGAACTTGTAGCCGCTCATGCTGGTCACTGGTTCTGCAGGATGCGGAAGCCGAGATCGTTCACCGAGCCGGATCCGATGCGCGCCCACGCGAACAGGCCGCGCTGACCGGTCGGGCGGCCGGCGGCGCCGAGCATGTGCGGCACCAGCTCGACTGACATGCCGGCGCGCTGCGCGACGAGGAAGTTCTTCCAGTCGCCGACGATGAGCAGGTTCGCCGCACCAACGGAGCTGGTGAAGTCGGCCATCCAGTCGTTGAGGAAGTAGCGGCGGCCGAACAGGCGCGGGATCGCCTCGTCGGTGAGGTCGACGGTGAAGTTTGATCCCATGGTGGTGCCGAAGTTGCGGACCTCGTTCTGTACGTCGGTGCTCGACATCCAGGCGACGCGGTCGCCGCGGTTGCGGTACTTAATGGGCAGGGCGTCCCACAGCTTGTATAGGTCGGCGGCGACGAATGCGCCGTCTGTGGTGGGCAGCACCTCGACGGCCGCGTTGGCGTCGAGGGCGGTCACGATGCCGGTCGGCTCGTTGACGCCGGTGCCGAGGGTGGTCTTCTGGGAGACGAGCTCCATGTATCCCTCGCGGAGCATCGTCGCGAGCTCGTCGGCGAATCCGGGGTAGTCCATGCCGATTTCGATGGAGAACGGCACGAATCCGCGGGCGGTGTGGACGGGCACCTCTGGCTGGGCGAGCGTTGGCGAGTCGTCGCTGACTTCCGCCCCTTCGGTGTCGAACGACCAGGAGACGCCGGCGGAGGAGACGCCCTTCCAGCTATCGGTGGTGATGGTGACCAGTTGGGCGATGTCGAGGATGTCGTTCGGCGATCCTTGCGCGGTCATGATGATGCTCGGGTCGATGAACACCGGGACGCCGAACCCGCCGGCGGAGTCGGTGCCGCCCGACATGGCGCGAAATTCCTCGAACGCGCGCAGCGCGCGGGACTCGTTCTCGGTGAGGATCGCCTTGGGGTCGGTGGTGACGCGCATGAACGCGGACCGGTAGTCGTCGTTTTCGGTGAGCAGGATGCGGCGGGCGATGAGCGATCCGTCGCACTGCGTGTGGTTGGTCAGGTTCGACCGAACCAGCTTGTCGACCTTGTCCATCGCCGGGGTGGGCAAGTTGAGGTCCTTGTGGCGGTACTCCAGCGCGGCCAGCGCCTTGTCCCGTACCACCTGCGGGCGTAGCGCCAGCGCGTCGGATCCGTCGAACGGGGCCACGCGTTGCATGAACTGCGGTGCGTCCTTGGGGTTGTCGCCAGTCATGATGATCTGCGAGCGGTCGATCTTCACCTCGTCGTGGAGCACTTCGAGCTTCGAGATCTCCTGCATGTGCTCCTTGTACTGGCGCTGCTCGGAGGCGAGCAGGTCACGGCCCGCAAAGGTGGCCGTCTTCATGATGTCGTCCTTGCTGCGGTGGTGCTGGACCAGCGCATCGGTGACGGTCTCAGCGGTGATTTCGTCGATGCGGCTGCGCAGGTCGGCAGCCGTGGGCAGCTTGAGCTTGGGCACCGTGGTTCATCCTTCGGTGTAGAGAACAGCATGGAAGGGTCGCGTCTGTCCCGGTGCGGAGCAACGACGGGAGCGCGTCAGGCGGTGGTGCGTGTCCATGCCCGGTGCCGGGGGGCGGTGCCCCCTTGCTCGGCGGGGGATGGACTGGCGGTGCCCGCATCCTGTGCCTGTGATCAGACTACTCGCCATTGCCGACATTCCCGGCATGCGACGCGAGGTTGAGCGACATCTCGGCGAGGAACTTGTCGGCGTCGGGGGTGCGGTCGAGGAAGTAGTCGAGGACTTTGAGCATGCTGGCGAGCGTCATGCCGGCCTGCTCGGGTGTGGTCAGTTCGGCCAGCAGGGCGGAGACTGCCGGCCAGTCCTGGCGGCGGTGGTGCTGGACGAGCGCGAGGGTACGGCCGTGGATGGCGGCGTACTCAGCGGACATGATGCCTCCTAGGGAGTCGGTAAACCAGTGGAAGAGAGCGGGCCGAAAAACGGGCTGGAACCTCTACGCGGAGAAGTTCGACTGTCTGGGGGTCACGGAAGGGGCACCGCTCGACTTTTGGCCCCGCCCTTCCCGTGTCAACGGCTTGTGGTCGGGCTTGCCAGCTCGTCACGGCCGGGCGGGAAGACGCCGTGCTCGCGGTGCAGGCCACGCATCACCTGAAACATCTGCATCGTGTTGTAGCGAGCCATGAGCTCCTTGGCTCGGCGGCGGGCTCCGGGCTGCCATTCCTTGGGGACGTTGAACGTCTTCTGCACGCCGAGCCGCATGGCGGGCAGTTGCCGTTCCCATTCGGCGTTGAACTCGTCCAGGTCGCGGGCGAGCAGCAGGCCGAGGGTCCGTGGGGGGACGATGACCTCCCCGTCGAGCGGGTCGCCGGGCCGGTCGAGTACGGCGATGTGGGGGAACAGGTCCTCGTATCCGGGGACGGGCAGGGTGGGCCGGGCGGACGTGGTCATGGATGTTGTCTCCGTTCCGCGAGAAAAGGTAAGTAAGCGAGATATGCCTTGTGACCTGCGGTGAGAGCACTTCTCAGCTCGCGAGGTAAGTGCGAGAAAAGGCGTCGGGTTGGACTTAGCTCGCACTTTGCTCGCGAGCTTTGGTGATACGTCCATGCAGGTCAGACGCCTTTTCTCGCCTTCTTTGCTTTACTCGCCAGGTTCGGCGAACGTGAGGACCTTGGCGGGACGGCCCGCTGTCTTGATCTCGTCCTCAGTGAAGCCAGGGAACTCCAACAGGTCCTTGATCAGGTCTGCCCGCTGTTGCCGGTTGTGGTGGCTGAACAGCTTGGTCACGTCCGTCTTCTTCAGGCCGTCCGTGCCCGCGTTCCGGACGGCAGTCATGAGCTTGTCCAGGTCCGGGTTTCCGGTTGAGGTGCCCAGGATGTAGGCAGCGCTTGCGTGGGAGTAGTTGACCAGCGCGTAGCCGGCGCGGAGGTGCTGCTCCTCGACCACCGTGAAGCCGTCGAGGAGGGCGTACACCATGGCCAGACGCCGGCAGTAGGCCGCGGCCCTGGCGGTGAACTCCGCAAGGGGACCGTCTTCCCCGTCGCTGCTCAGTTCGGGGTAGTAGTCCTCTTCCCATAGCTTCTCGGCGCGCCCCGACATGCCCACCGCTCCGCACGCTCGCGCGTGAGCGATGCGGTCACGGAAGGTCTGCGCGTGGGCTTGGACTACGTCCGTCCGTGCGCCGGTCGGCAGGGCAAGTAAGGCGTTGCGGTGGGAGTAGATCGGAAGGAAACGGTTGTAGGTGCCGCCGGCCAACTCGCGGTCACTCAGCCTGAGACGGAACTCCCTCGGTGGGATGTGCGCCACGATGCCGATGTGCGCCCCGGTCGCCACGAGCTTCTTCTTGGTCATGACGCCGAGGTGCTCGCCATCCCAGGCAAGGCGGAGGACGGCGGGCAGGCTGTTGCCCTCGCGGGCACACCGGGCCATCGTTGAGGCGAACTCCAGCTCCATGACGAGTCGCCGCTTGTCTCTGTCTGGGTCGTCGGGGTCATCCTTGACGTCCTCGATAAGCCCTTCCCCGCTGGACAGGCCCGAGGTGAGGAACGGCGCGTGAGAGAACTCCGCATCGGCACCGGCGATGATCCGCATGGCTGTGCCTTTGGAGGCGCCCTTGCGGCCGGAGTTCGTCTTGCCGACGATCATCGTCCAGACGAGAGCGGGGTGCCGGTCGTCGCCGATCTGCACGTACGGCTTGCGCCCCATCATCACGCTTGCGGCAACCAGCAGTGTCGCGAGGACTGACACGGGGTCGGCCTCGGTGGTGGGGTCGAGGTCCCGAACAACCTCGCCGATGAAGCCGCAGAACACGTCCGGATCGGGTGTCGGTCCCGGACGCTCGGGGCGGTTCTGCCCGCTGTACATCGGATCGATACGGTC
This Nonomuraea muscovyensis DNA region includes the following protein-coding sequences:
- a CDS encoding winged helix-turn-helix domain-containing protein codes for the protein MELRPDAYVWRQVADELISRIKAGQYQPGMPIPAERRLADELGVSVGSARRAVGVLRDEGWVSVLPQKGVYVRPVEDWPTD
- a CDS encoding terminase → MSDSDEMKPPDDTGVSGRRLWASVVAEYELEEHELALLREMVRTVDLLDSLNDAVYADGLMVSGPGLQQRVHPAAIEARQQKIALARLAAALRLPAGEEDDTQKGARRPQRRVGARGVYGIRGVVS
- a CDS encoding phage major capsid protein, with product MPKLKLPTAADLRSRIDEITAETVTDALVQHHRSKDDIMKTATFAGRDLLASEQRQYKEHMQEISKLEVLHDEVKIDRSQIIMTGDNPKDAPQFMQRVAPFDGSDALALRPQVVRDKALAALEYRHKDLNLPTPAMDKVDKLVRSNLTNHTQCDGSLIARRILLTENDDYRSAFMRVTTDPKAILTENESRALRAFEEFRAMSGGTDSAGGFGVPVFIDPSIIMTAQGSPNDILDIAQLVTITTDSWKGVSSAGVSWSFDTEGAEVSDDSPTLAQPEVPVHTARGFVPFSIEIGMDYPGFADELATMLREGYMELVSQKTTLGTGVNEPTGIVTALDANAAVEVLPTTDGAFVAADLYKLWDALPIKYRNRGDRVAWMSSTDVQNEVRNFGTTMGSNFTVDLTDEAIPRLFGRRYFLNDWMADFTSSVGAANLLIVGDWKNFLVAQRAGMSVELVPHMLGAAGRPTGQRGLFAWARIGSGSVNDLGFRILQNQ